In Silene latifolia isolate original U9 population chromosome 3, ASM4854445v1, whole genome shotgun sequence, a single window of DNA contains:
- the LOC141649118 gene encoding uncharacterized protein LOC141649118 translates to MTGDDKLKGQWSGPKTIPITSPLYLHPSDNPNLSVTQIIFNGNNYDMWAEAVKKGLDAKNKLAFIEGKVKQPESDGIEDIIELVAWRQCNAMLRVWLQNVIDPKLHPSITFSQPVDKVWEELCERYSAGNAPRVHLLKTELNECKQQERETIVEYYTRLKTIWDELGNYSKVKNCTCGAAASITQEKEEEKVHQFLMGLDTKLYGNIRSNLLMEEPITSLTRAYALVLREERHTSLTKVKEKFIMTRQ, encoded by the coding sequence ATGACGGGAGATGATAAACTCAAAGGGCAATGGAGTGGTCCAAAGACCATTCCGATAACATCACCACTCTATCTCCATCCCTCCGACAATCCAAATTTGAGTGTCACACAAATCATATTTAATGGCAATAATTATGATATGTGGGCAGAGGCCGTTAAAAAAGGACTCGATGCGAAAAACAAATTGGCCTTTATCGAAGGAAAGGTGAAACAGCCGGAGAGTGATGGAATAGAAGATATTATCGAACTTGTAGCATGGCGACAATGTAATGCTATGCTAAGAGTGTGGCTTCAGAACGTCATTGACCCGAAGTTGCACCCAAGCATTACGTTTTCTCAACCTGTCGATAAGGTTTGGGAAGAGTTGTGTGAAAGGTACTCGGCCGGGAATGCTCCGAGAGTTCACCTGTTAAAAACCGAATTGAATGAATGTAAGCAACAAGAACGGGAGACTATTGTCGAGTACTACACGCGTTTGAAAACGATTTGGGATGAGTTGGGAAATTACAGCAAAGTGAAGAATTGTACTTGCGGAGCGGCTGCATCAATAAcacaagagaaagaagaagaaaaggttCACCAATTTTTAATGGGCTTAGATACGAAACTGTATGGGAACATACGATCTAACCTGTTGATGGAGGAACCAATTACTTCATTGACACGTGCTTATGCATTGGTTCTAAGAGAGGAACGACACACTTCTTTGACCAAAGTTAAAGAGAAGTTCATAATGACGCGGCAATGA
- the LOC141649119 gene encoding uncharacterized protein LOC141649119 — protein MLKHLKKGLAYDDADLLRMPFTAKEVTKAVFQMGALKSPGPDGIPAIFYQKCWHLFKKDFTKAVLSTLNSGVVLREANRPCITLVPKCDNPEEVQDYKHISLCNVFMRVVTKCITNRLLKFMGLLVGPYQNAFISGRNITDNILLAHETIHKINSHKKASGQLLNEGKSGIIFSPNTKLGKVRTCLKVMNIRNNKGIGKYLGLPTEFQTSKKDVFKGLIDNVTKRISSWNGVFLSPARRLTLISSILSNISIYFLSVFKIPVNVTNKISSLLSHFWWSGCRSGKSLHWCSRTFTSLPKSKGGLGIRNIECLNQALLAKHAWRLGNMPNPKDEWLDMDFSFLKDLRVKDLCYNEGGWNEELIKLVSDEESVARILIIPLRAQTKDEVFWPFSKDGTYNVKSGYGVIFSSFFERKGCNNTP, from the exons ATGCTAAAGCATCTGAAGAAGGGACTTGCATATGATGATGCTGATCTGTTGAGAATGCCTTTCACGGCTAAAGAGGTTACAAAGGCTGTTTTCCAAATGGGTGCTTTGAAATCACCGGGTCCGGATGGCATACCGGCTATCTTTTACCAGAAATGTTGGCACCTGTTCAAAAAGGATTTTACAAAAGCAGTTCTGTCAACGCTTAATTCGGGTGTGGTTCTTCGGGAGGCCAATAGACCTTGCATCACACTGGTACCAAAGTGTGATAATCCAGAGGAAGTTCAAGACTACAAACATATAAGCTTGTGCAACGTCTTCATGAGAGTGGTCACGAAATGCATCacaaaccgccttcttaaattcATGGGTTTACTGGTTGGACCTTATCAAAATGCTTTTATATCAGGAAGGAACATTACAGATAATATTCTTCTAGCACATGAAACGATCCACAAGATTAACTCACACAAAAAAG CATCGGGCCAGCTTCTGAATGAAGGGAAATCTGGAATTATCTTCAGTCCTAACACAAAGTTAGGAAAAGTACGGACTTGTCTAAAGGTGATGAATATTCGTAATAACAAGGGTATAGGGAAATACTTGGGTTTGCCGACTGAGTTCCAGACGTCTAAGAAGGATGTTTTCAAAGGTCTCATTGATAATGTTACGAAGCGTATCTCTTCATGGAATGGGGTTTTTCTCTCACCGGCTAGGAGGCTTACGCTCATCTCATCCATCCTATCAAATATCTCTATTTATTTTCTATCGGTTTTCAAAATACCGGTAAATGTGACAAATAAGATTAGCTCTCTTTTGTCGCATTTTTGGTGGAGTGGATGTAGATCAGGGAAGTCGCTTCACTGGTGTAGCAGAACTTTCACTAGTTTACCGAAGAGTAAAGGGGGCCTCGGTATTCGGAATATAGAATGCCTGAACCAAGCTCTCCTAGCGAAACATGCATGGCGTCTG GGAAATATGCCGAACCCGAAGGATGAATGGTTGGATATGGATTTCAGCTTTCTTAAGGACTTGCGGGTTAAAGATTTATGTTACAATGAAGGGGGCTGGAATGAAGAGTTGATCAAGCTAGTCTCTGATGAAGAAAGTGTTGCAAGGATCTTGATTATTCCGCTAAGAGCTCAAACTAAAGATGAGGTGTTCTGGCCTTTTTCAAAGGATGGAACGTACAATGTTAAGAGTGGGTATGGTGTTATTTTCAGCAGTTTCTTTGAACGGAAGGGATGTaataacaccccgtaa